A region of the Mycobacterium sp. NBC_00419 genome:
TCTAGGTTGAGGTCTTCCTCGACCCGTAGGACTATGACGGGCACTTACGCCGGATTCGGATCGGTCCGAACCGTGATGACGACGAAAGTTGAAGGTGAGGTACTCCCCTCGCCCACCAGAATGGCGAACTGTAATTCGTCTGTCAAGTGTCGTGTTTTCGGTCGACGGCGCCTACTTCTGCTCGTAGGTTCCGTGGATGACGGCGCGGGCGATCGCGGTCATGAACACGTTGAAGCCCAGGAAAGCGGGGCTGGCGTCCTCGGTGAGCTCCAGCTTCTCCACGTTCAGTGCATGCACGGCCACGAAGTAGCGGTGGACGCCGTGGCCGGCCGGCGGAGCGGCACCGATGAAGCGGCGCACGCCGGCATCGTTGACCAGGGTCAGCGCGTCACCGGGCAGCAGCGAGCCGTCGCCGACGCCGGAGGGCAGCTCGGTCGTGGTGGCGGGCAGGTTGGCCACCGCCCAGTGCCAGAAACCCGATGCCGTGGGGGCATCCGGGTCATAGACGGTGACGGCGAAGCTGCGGGTCTCTTCCGGAAAGCCCGACCAACTGAGCTGGGGTGAGACGTCTTCGCCGCCGGCGCCCATGATCCCGCTGACCTGAGCGTTCTTCAGTGGCTTGCCGTCGGTGATGTCGGTACTGGTCAGGGTGAAGCCGGGCAGCTCGGGCAGAAAGTCGTAGGGGTTGTAGTCAAAGGCCATGAAATGCCAGTCCTTTCAGGGTTGGTCAGCAGTTTCTCAAGAAGTGTTCGAGCACAGCGACGCCGAACTCCAGCGCGTCGATGGGTACCCGCTCGTCGACGCCGTGGAACAGCGCCGCAAAGTCCAGTTCCGGCGGCAGTCGCAGCGGTATGAAACCGAAACACCGGATACCAAGGCGAGCAAAGTGTTTGGCGTCGGTACCGCCGGAGAGCATGTATGGCACGGTCCGGGCTTCCGGGTCCGCGGCGAGCAGCGCCGCGTTCATGGCGCCCACCAATTCACCGTCGAACGCCGTTTCGTACGAGGGCAATTCGGTGATCCACTCGCGAGTCACGTCCGGGCCGATGATCTCGTCGACTTCCCGCTCGAATGCGGCCTGGCGCCCCGGAACCACGCGGCAATCGATCACGGCTTCGGCCGTCGCGGGGATCACGTTCGCCTTGTATCCGGCCTTGAGCATCGTGGGATTTGCCGTGTCGCGCAGGGTGGCACCGACGATGCGGGCGATCGGACCCAGCTTCGCGATCGCCCCGTCGAGATCAGGGCCGTCGAGGTCGAAGGTGTAGCCGGTCTCCTCGGCAACCGCGGTCAGGAATTCCTCGACCGCAGGGTGCACCACGAGCGGGAACTGGTGGCGCCCGAGCCGTGCGACGGCTTCGGCGATCGTCGTCACGGCGTTGTCGTCGTGGATCATCGAGCCGTGGCCGGCTCGGCCGCGGGCCTTCAGGCGCATCCACAACATGCCCTTTTCGGCGGTTTCGATCAGATAGAGCCGCCGCTCCCCGCCGTCTTGTCGCGGCACCGTCAGCGAGAAGCCGCCGACCTCACCGATGGCCTCGGTGATGCCGTCGAACAAGTCGGGCCGGTTCTCCACCAGCCACTTGCAACCGTAATTACCACCGGCTTCCTCGTCGGCGACGAAGGCGAACACCAGGTCGCGCGGGGGCACGATTCCGGCGCGTTTGAAGTGCCGTGCGACGGCGATCATCATGCCGCACATGTCTTTCATGTCGACCGCACCGCGGCCCCAGACATAGCCGTCGGCGATCGCACCGGAGAACGGATGCACGCTCCAGTCCGCGGGTTCGGCGGGCACGACGTCGAGGTGGCCGTGGATGAGCACGGCGCCACGGCTCGGGTCCGCCCCGGCGAGGCGGGCGAAGACGTTGCCGCGGCCGGGAGCGCCGGACTCGACGTATTCGCATGTGTAGCCGACCGCGCTGAGCTGCTCGGCCACCCACAGGGCGCACTCCGCCTCGCCCTTGGTGGTCTCGAGCTCACCGGTGTTGGAGGTATCGAAACGGATGAGGGCGCTGACGAGGTCAACCACCTCGTCGACGGGTTGTGTCACAGTCACCTTTCCTACCACTGGCGGCGCCGAACCGGCGGTGGGGCATCGAGCCAATACCACATGTTTCCCTCCAACCCCTCGCGCAACACGCCGATATGGGGTTTGATTTACCGGTGACTCCCCGCCTGCCCGCGATCGCGGCGCTGCTGTGCCTGTTGGTCAGCGGCTGCACCGCCACCACCTCGGGCACCGCGATGTCTGCCGACCACGCTCCGCTGGCGACGCCGGACGCGCTTCCCACCCTGCTGCTGCCGGCCGGGGACGTCGGCGCGGCCCTGTCGAGCGACGACGTCGTGGTCACCGCGGATGTGACCAAGGCCTGGAACGACAGCGCCCGGCTGGACGACGTGAACTGCCTGGCCATCGCGGGTGCCGCCCAGCAGAGCGTGTACGCCAAGAGCGGCTCGACGGCCGTGCACGGACAGGTCTTGCGTGACCCGCCGACAGCGCCGGCCTGGTCGCACTTCGCCGTACAGGCCGTGGTGCTGTTCCCGACCGCCCGGGCAGCCGCTGACTTCTTCGCGACCTCGCAGGCGCAGTGGTCGGGCTGCTCCGATCGCGAACTCACCTACCCCGCGCCGATCGGCCCCGCCCAGGTGTGGTCGGTGGGCCGCCCCAGCACCGATCACGACGTGCTGGCGGTCTCGCGGGTGCAGATGACCCCGGAGAAATGGTCGTGCCAACGGGCCCTGACCGTGCACAGCAATGTGGCGGTGGACGTCGAAGCGTGCAGCGCCGACGGTCCAACGTCGGCGGCCTCGGCGATCGCGGGCCAAATCGCCCAGCGCCTGCCCGCGGCCTAGTTCCGGTTTGGGACTCGGGTCGTCGATCCGTTAGCCTTAGCTGCCCCTGCTGGGGCGATGTCCGAGTGGCGGAATGGCAGACGCGCTAGCTTGAGGTGCTAGTGCCCTATTAACGGGCGTGGGGGTTCAAGTCCCCCCTCGGACACAGCAGAACGGGCCCCGGTAGCCCGGGGCCGTTCTTCGTCGCTGTCAGCCCCGGCGGGCCGCCTGCAGCGCGTCGCCCAGCGTCCACACCGCGATACCGAGCAGCGCGATGTCCTTCACCAGGAACTGACCGGTCGATGACAACGCCGGAAAGCCCCCGGCGGATTCCTCACCGATACCCGGCGTGGTCACCAGAAAGCTCAGGGTCGCCAGGAACAGACCGATCGCCGAGATGCTGCCGAGCGCCGACACCTTCGGCCACCACGGCTTGAGGGCCAGCAACACCGCAGTGCTCAGCTCGACCACGCCGAGCACCGCCGAGAACGCCGGCACCGAGAAGACGGTGTAGACCCAGCTCATCAGCGGACTGTTCGCCACCAGGGGCTCGATGCCCTGCGCCTCGTAGGCAGTGAACTTCAGCGCCCCGATCCAGGCGATCACCACCACCAGCCCGTAGCGAACCGACAGGGCACCGAGGCGCACCAGGGCCGAATTCGGCTGGCGGACAGGGTGTTCGACGTGGGGCTGGGTGGCAGTCATCGGCGGTGAGCCCTTCAACAGGTAGTGGCGGGGTACATCTGGTGAGTGCTCGGCGAGCCGGCATCCGTTACACCACGCAGGGATGTAACGCCGGGGCTCCCGCCACACACCAAGCCTGCGAAACACAATCGTCGCCTCGCCGAGCGAGGCCAGGGACCCGAGGAACCGCACATGAAGAAGGTCGTACTCACCGCCGCCATCGCCGGTATGGCACTGGCCACCGCGCTGGTGGCACCCGGGGCGGCCACCGCCATTCCGCCCAGTGGCTCGGCTGCCGACGTGGTCAAGACCCTGCAGGATCAGGGTTACAGCGTGCAGTTCAACGGCACGGTCCTCGGGCCCCTGGCCCGGTGTTCGGTCACCGGGGTACACGGCCTGGTCGTCATGATGATGTCGGACGGCACCCTGATGCTGCCGATGGACAAGACCAACCCGGGCGACGTGTTCGTCGACGTGTCCTGCCCGTCGAGCAACAACTGACAACCAGTCGGGACTACTGCTCGAGGGTGAACACCACGTCATACAGCCCCGGATGGGCCTGCCCCAGCGCCGCGTTGCGGTCGAGGAATCCCGCGCCCCGCAGTGCGTCGATCACAGCCAGCGCAGAGTCGAGATCTTCGCACTGGGCATAGTTGGTTACCCGCGTCCCGTCATGGCTGCGGTGCACGCTTGCCGAAATCCAGCCGGGCGTCTGACGTGCGAAGCGGGCCGATTCCGCGAGCAGATCGATCAGCGCCTGCTGACCGCCTTCGGCAACGGTGAAGGTGTTGATCTGGGTGACGAGGTTGCCACCGGTTCGGATGATGGGCATGGACTGCTCCTTTGCTAGTGGGCAGCAGGAGGCAGGCTTGACGACGAAAGCTCTTGCACGCCAAGCCCACCGGGCACTGCTGCACCGGTGTGCTTGTCGTGGGTCCGCCGAAGCGGTACGGAGCTTCCTTACGGAATGGGCGGGCTTACCGGTTGCCGCCCATGGTCCTTTTCGACACCGCCATGCTAACTGTGCGACGGCTCGTCGGCGACCGTCCGCCCGCGCGTCTTGATCAGACTCGCGACGGTGGTGATCACCAGGATCACCGCGATCACCCCGATCGACAGGCCGGTCGAGATCTCCGGCACCTTGACGTGCTCGCCGCCGTTGATGAACGGCAGGGTGTTCTCGTGCAGGGCGTGCAGCACCAGCTTCACGCCGATGAACGCCAGGATCAGTGACAGCCCGTAGGACAGATACACCAACCGGTCCAGCAGGCCGCCGATGAGGAAGTACAGCTGGCGCAACCCCATCAACGCGAAGGCGTTGGCGGTGAACACGATGTAGGGCTCCTCGGTCAGCCCGTAGATCGCCGGGATCGAGTCCAGGGCGAAGAGCAGGTCGGTGAACCCGATGGCGATGAGCGCCAAGAACATCGGCGTGACGGCCCGGTTGCCGCCGATCTTCGTCAGGAATTTGTCACCGTCGTAGTCGTCGGTGGTGGGCACGATCTTGCGCACCAGGGCGATGATCCGGCTGTCGCGCTTCTCCTCCACCTCCTTCTCGTGGCCGGCCTCGCGGGCGAGTTTGGCGGCGGTGAGCACCAGGAAGACGCCGAAGATGTAGAACACCCAGCTGAACGTGTTGATGGCCGCGGTCCCCAGGGCGATGAACCCGGCCCGCATCACCAGCGCCATGACGATGCCGATGAGCAACAGCTTCTGCTGGAACGCCCGCGGCACCGCGAATGTGGCCATGATGACGGTGAACACGAACAGGTTGTCGACGCTCAGCGCCTTTTCGGTGACGTAGCCGGCGAAGTACTCCCCGGCGAACTGCCCACCCCACTGCCACCAGACCACGAAGCCGAACACGATGGCCAGGCCGATGTACACCGCCGACCAGGTCGCCGACTCGCGGAACGTCGGTTCGTGGGCCACCCGCACGTGAGCGAAGAAGTCGAAAACGAACAATCCGAGTATCACCGCGCAGGTGACACCCCACACCATGACCGATACGTTCATGACTTCCATTATTCGGCATTAGCCAGGCTTGACCGCCAACACAGGTTTCGGGCACTCCACCAGCAGTTGTTGCGCGACGCTGCCGAGAAGCAGTTTGCCGACCGGATTGCGGTGACGCAGGCCGATCACCAGGAGATCGGCGTCGGGGCGCTCCATCGCCTCCAACAGCGCGTCGGCGGCGTACACCCCGACCGGTTGGGACAGCTCGTAGCGCACGCCGCAGTCACGCAACCGGTCCTCGATGTCGCGCACCTCGCCGGGCTGGGCGAACGCGGCGTCGACGTAGGAGTCACCCGGTGTCGAGTTGACCACCAGCAGATCGGCGTCGCGCAGCGCGGCCTCGGCGATGCCGGCGTCCAGCGCAGCCCTGCCGAACTGGTCATTGGTGTATCCGACTACGATCATTTTTTCTCCTCGCGCAAGCGCTCGTCGACGATCATGATGCCTGCGCCTTCTCTCGCTGATCCTTGTCGTCCTCGACGACCAAGAGCGTCTCCTCGTCGCGGTGCAGGAGTCGCAGTATGAGCGGAATCGCCAGCAGCACCGCCATGCAGAGGTACGTCACGATGGCGACCGGCTCGGTGAACAGGCTCGACCATTCGCCCCCGCCGATCTGCAGGCTCTGGCGCAATTGTCGTTCGATGCGCGGGCCCAGGATGACGCCGATGATCAGCGGCAGTATCGGAAGGCCGAACCGGCGCATCATCAGACCGAGCAGTCCGAACAGCAGCAGCAGTGCCAGATCCAGCGGCTGGACGTTCACCGCGAAGGCCCCCAGGGCGGCGAAGAACAGGATGCCGGCGTACAGGTACGGCCGCGGCGTGCGCAACAGCTTGGCCCAGAGCGGCGCCAGCGGCAGGTTGAGCACCAGCAGCAGGAAGTTGCCGATGAACAGGCTGGCGATCAGCGTCCAGATCAGCAGCGGCTCTTTACTGAAAAGTGTTGGTCCGGGCTGGATTCCATAGGATACGAAGGCGGTGAGCATGACCGCAGCCGTGGCGTTGGTCGGCAGGCCCAGCGACAGCATCGGCACCAACGTGCCCGCGGCGGAGGCGTTGTTGGCCGCCTCGGGCCCGGCCACTCCTTCGATGGCGCCCCGCCCGAACTCCTCTGGATGCTTGGACAGCTTCTTCTCGGTGATGTAGCTCAGGAACGTGGGCAGCTCAGCGCCGCCGGCGGGCAGGGCTCCGAACGGGAACCCGAACGCGGTGCCGCGCAGCCACGGCTTCCAGGACCGCCGCCAGTCATCACGACCCATCCACGGCCGGCCCACCGGAATCACATCGGCCGGACGCCGGCGCAGGTGCGCAGCCACCCAGAGTGCCTCTCCCACAGCGAAGATCGCGACCGCGATCACCACGATGTCGATGCCATCGGAGAGCTGCGGGATACCGAATGTGGCGCGTGGCTGGCCGGTGAGGAAGTCGATGCCGACGATGCCGATCGCCAAGCCGAGCACCAGCGAGATGGCGCCGCGCAACTTCGACGAGCCCAGCACCGCGGTCACCGCCACCAGCGCGAAGAGCATGATCGCCAGATACGACGGCGCGCCGAGGGTGACGGCGAACCGCGAGATCGCGGGGGCGAACGCGGCCAGCAGCACGGTGCCGATGGTGCCCGCGACGAACGAGCCGATCGCCGCGGTGGCCAATGCCTGCGCGGCTCGTCCTGCTTTCGCCATCTTGTTGCCCTCGATGGCGGTGATCACCGACGACGACTCCCCCGGAGTGTTCAGCAGGATCGACGTGGTGGATCCGCCGTACATGCCGCCGTAGAAGATGCCGGCGAACATGATGAATGCCGCACTGGGGCTGACGTTGTAGGTGATGGGAAGCAGCAGCGCCACGGTCATGGCCGGCCCGATGCCGGGCAGCACACCTACCGCGGTACCCAGCAGCACCCCGATCACGGCGTACAGCAGGTTCATCGGGGTCGCCGCCTCGGCGAAACCCTGCATCAGCCAGTTGAAGTTGTCCATCTAGAGAATCCCGTCCAGGATGCCTGCGGGCAGCGGGATTCCGAGCCCGGAGTAGAACGCGTAGAAGCTGGCCAGTGCCAGGACAGCGCCGATGACGATGTTGCGCACGTAGTGCTTGCTGCCCAGAATCGTTGCCGCGCCGGCGAAGAACAGCGCGCTCATGATCACCCAGCCCAGCAGATTGACGAGCAGGATCATCGCGACGAACAGCGCGATCAGCAGGCCGACGGTACGCCAGTCCCCCGGCGCCTCGGGATCGATGTCCTCACCGGCGTCGGCCTCACCCTTGCTACCGCGCGGGATCGCAATAGCCAGCACCACCGCGAGCACCAGCGCTGCTATGCCGATGGTCAACGGAAAGAACTTGGGCCCAACGGGATCCACCTTGGCGAAGCCTTCATCGAGCGTCAGCCCGCTGTAGACCAGGAATCCGCCGACGATCACCAAGACGGCGACCACAATGTACTGCGCGTAGTCGGGGCGGCTGTCCGAGACTGCCTGCCGGTCATCGATGCTCACAGCAGCCCCAATTCGGTCAGCGTCGACGAGACGCGGTTGTCCTGATCGGAGAGGAACTGCTCGAAGGCCGCACCGGTGACGAAGGCATCGGTCCAGCCGTTCTTGACCAGCGCCTCTTTCCACTGACTCGTGCCGTGCAGCTCCTCGAGCGCTTTGACCATCGCGCCCTTGGCGTCGTCCGAAATACCCGGCGGCGCCAGCACTCCACGCCAGTTGGCGAACGTCAGGTCGATACCGGATTCCTTGAGCGTCGGCGCATCGATGCCCTTGACCCGTTCCGCGCTGGACACCGCGAGCACCCGCAGCTGGCCCGCCTCAATCTGGTCGATGAGCTCACCCGGGCTGGAGGTTCCCACGGTGATCTTCTTGCCGAGCAGCGCGGTCAGCAGGTCGCCGCCGCCGTCGTAGGTGACGAAGTTGACCTGTTTGGGATCGACGCCGACTTTCTTCGCGACTTCCATCGGGAACAGGTGATCGGGCCCGCCCGGTGAGGAGCCGCCGCCGATGGTCACCTTGCTCGGATCTGCCTTCCACGCCTCGACGAAGTCGCCCACGGTCTTGAACGGCGAATCGGCAGGGACGAATATCGCCCCGGGATCCTCGATCAACTTCGCGATGGCCGTCGCGTCGGAGGCCTTGATCTTGGATCCGTTGGTGTAGGTGGCGCCGACGACGCCCAGACCCATCGTCATCATCAGGTCGCCGTTACCCCGCTCGTTCATGAGTCGGGCCATCGCGACGGTTCCGCCGGCACCCAGCACGTTGAACACCTCGACGCGGCCGGTGATGTCCTGGTCCTCCATGATCTTCACCGCGGTGCGCGCGGTGAGGTCGTATCCGCCACCGGGGCTGTTGGGCACCATCATTCGCAGCCGGTGCAGCCCCTGCGGGTCGTTTCCCCGGGTGACCCCGCACGCGCTCAGCGTCACCGCCAGCGCCACTATGGTGGCAACCGCCCGGAACAACGGTCGTCGACTACGACGCAACATCGTCATGCCCCTTCGCATAGATGTGATGCTCAGCAATACTGGTAGACATGGTGACCGGGGTCACTCTTTGGGACGCAAAGGAAGTTTTGGTCGTTGTGGTCATCGCTGGTACGTAGCGGCCGAAGCCTGGCTGGCCAGTTCCTGGTGTTCCAGTTGCTCGTCGTCGCAGTCGTGCTCACGGCCGTGGCCGCCGTCAGCGTCGCACAGTCGACCAAGGAGTTCCGTGACGTACGCGGGCAGCGGATGATCGCCGTCGCCGAGAACGTGGCCTCAACGCCACTGGTGCGCGAACGGTACGCGGATCCGTTCGCGGCCCGGCTGCTGGCGCCCGATGTGGACCGGGCGATCGCGCTGTCCGGTGCGGACCTGGCCGAGATCATCGACCCCGCCGGGGTGGTCCGGGTGTCCTCGGACCCGTCTCGCGTCGGCAGGCAGGTGGGCTTCGGCCCCAGCCGGGTCACCGAGGGCCGGGCCTGGTTCGGCGACGCCGATATCGACAGCCGGCACGCCCTGATCGGCCAGGTGCCGATCCTGTCCACCACGGGCGACGTCCTCTCGGTGGTGTCGGTCAGCGAGCCCTATCCCTCGGTGTGGCAGCTGCTCAGCGGTGCCGGCGAACGGCTGCTGGTGTACCTGGGACTCGGCGCCGTTCTGGGCCTGGGTGCCTCGTGGCTGCTGTCGCGACGGATCAAGCGGCATACCCGAGGGTTGGAGGTCGCCGAGATCGCCGGACTGGCCGAACATCGAGAAGCGTTGCTGCACAGCATTCGTGAGGGTGTCATCGGAGTGAACACCGACGGGGTGATCACCGTCGTCAACGACAGCGCGCAGGAGCTACTGGGCATCGGATCCGATGCGGTCAACTGCAGTGTGCGCGACGCCGGAATCGACCCGGCGGTGGCCGACTTCCTGCTGTCGCACGAGGATGGCCACGACGTCGTGATCGCCACCCCCAACCGCGTGCTGGCACTGAATCGTCGCGCGGCAACCAGCCAGGGCCAGCGGATCGGCACGGTGACCACGATGCGCGACAGCACCGAACTGGCCTCGATGCAGGGCCAGCTCTCGTCGCACAAGAGTGTCACCGACACGCTGCGGGCGCAGACTCACGAATTCGCCAACCAGCTGCATACGATCTCCGGGCTGGTCCAGCTCGGTGAGTACGAGTCGGTCCGCGAGCTGGTGGGGGCCCTCACCAGACGTCGAGCTGAGATCAGTGATGCTGTCACCCAACATATTTCCGATCCGGCGGTCGCCGCGCTCCTGATCGCCAAGACCACTCTGGCGGCCGAGAGCGGAGTGTCGCTGACGCTGTCCGCCGACTCCCACCTGGCACCGCTGAGTCCGGCACTGGCCACCGACGTCATCACCGTGCTGGGCAACCTCATCGACAATGCCGTCGAGGTATCGGTGGGCTCGGCCGCCCGCCTGGTCACCGCGCGGGTCGACGACAGCGACGGCCTCAGCATCGAAGTGGGCGATTCCGGACCTGGTGTGCCGCAGGAACTTCGCACGCAGATCTTCTCGCGTGGCGTGACCTCCAAACCGGACGTTCCCGGTGGTCGTGGGATCGGTCTGGCCCTGGTCCGGCTGATCACCGCGCAGTACGGCGGCACGGCGCAGGTGCGCGACGCACCCGGCGGCGGCGCGCTCTTCGTCGCCCGGATGCCCCGCGTAGAGTCGGTCAGCCATGCGTGAAGTACTGGTGGTCGACGACGATTTCATGGTCGCCGAGATTCATCGCCGCTTCGTCGACCGTGTCGAGGGCTTCCACACCACCGCGGTGGCCAACACCGGTGCCGCCGCACTCGACGCCGCGAACAGGCTGCGGCCCGACCTGATCCTGCTCGACGTCTATCTGCCCGACATGAGCGGCCTGCAGGTGCTGCAGGGGTTGCGGGCCCGCGGTGATGCCGTGGGCGTCATCATGATCACCGCCGCCCGCGAGCTCGACACCGTCAGCGGCGCGCTCGACGGCGGGGCGACCGACTACCTGATCAAGCCGTTCGAGTTCGAGCAGCTGCGAACAAAGCTGGCGGCCTATGCCGCGCGCGCCGACGCCCTGGGATCGGCCGAGGGCATCGACCAGACATTGGTGGACGCGGTGTTCGGCCGCTCCCCGGTGGCGGCGGAGACCCGTCCCATGCCCAAGGGCCTCGGGGCCGAAACCGGCAAACTGGTCCTCGATGCGGTCCGCACCGCGGGCGAGGTGTCGGCCGCGGAATGCGCCGATCTGATCGGCATCTCCCGGGTCAGCGCCCGCCGCTATCTCGAGCATTACCTGCAGGCCGGTGCGGTCGGCCTGCGTCTGCAGTACGGAGCGGGGCGGCCCGAGCGCCGCTACCACCCGACCTAGGCCGGTTTTCTCGGCGCGCGCCGGACCCGACCGGCTGGCATGATCCGGTGCTTATGACTCTGCACCACCTTCCGGCGACACCACAGACGGTGCACTGGGGGTTCTTCGATCCCCGGCAACCGCCCGCGGTGACGGTGGACTCCGGCGACGTGGTGGAGATCGAGACCCTGACCCATCACGCAGGCGATGCACCCGACCTGTTGATGGACGACGGGATCGCGGACGTCTTCGCGCAAGTCAACGATCGCGGTCCCGGCCCGCACATTCTCACCGGGCCGATCGCAGTCGCCGGGGCGCGTCCCGGTGACGTCCTGCAAGTCGACATCCTTGCGGCCACCCCGCGGCTGGCCTACGGCTCCAACCTGGCGGCCCACTGGGGTTACCTCTACCGCGAGCTGCCCGTGGAACGGGTGACCATCTACGAACTGGACACCGAAGCGCTGCTGGGGCGGGCCCTGTTCGGCTACGACTGGACCACGACGCCGCTGGCCGACGCCCCGGGCACCATCGTCAGCCCGGCCGAGAGTCGGCGCGAGCCCGCGCTGCCCGGCGTCGTCGTACCGCTGCGTCCACACTTCGGCACGATGGGCGTGGCCCCCGCGGAAGCGGAGCGGGTCTCGTCGGTGCCGCCGGGTGATCACGGCGGAAACGTCGACAACTGGCGGATCGGCGCCGGCGGCCGGATGTACTACCCGGTGCAGGTTCCCGGCGCGCTGTTGTCAGTGGGCGATCCGCACGTCTCCCAAGGCGACGGGGAGGTGAGCGGAACGGCCCTGGAGTCGTCGCTGAACGGGTTGCTGCGCTTGACCATTCGCCGCGACCTGCCGTTCGTCGTGCCGGTGCTGGAAACGTCGACCGAGCTTCTGGTGCACGGCTTCGGTGACACCCTGGACGCAGCGATGAACAGCGCCGCACTGCGCGCCCTGGACCTGCTGGTGCGCCACTTCGGCTTGACCCGCCCCGACGCCTACTCGTTCATGTCGGTGGCGGTGGACTTCACCGTGACGCAGGTGGTCGATCAGCGCCAGGGCGTGCACGCCCGCATCGACAAGCGGTGCTTCCCGCGGTGGCAGAATCCGGCGGCATGACCGGTATCCAGGCGTTCACGTTCACCCCGGCTGATGGCGTTCCGCCCGCGGTGGCCCCGTTCTCGCATGCCACGGCCGCCGGGCCGACCCTGTATGTGACCGGGCAGATGCCCACCGACACCACCGGCGCCGTGGTCGGCACCGACGTCGCCACCCAGACAGCTCAGGTGTTGCGAAACCTGTTGCGGGTGACCGAACTGTGCGGCGGCGGCATCGACGACGTGGTGTCGGTGCGGGCTTTTCTGACCGATTGGTCGGACTACGCGGCGTTCAACGACGCCTACGCACCGTGGTTCCCCGACCGGTTACCGAGCCGAACCTGCGTCGGCACTACAGGACTCGCCGTGGGTGCATGTGTGGAGATCGACTGGGTGTGCTGGCGAGCCGGGGGCTGGCCGGGCTTGGGCTGACCGGGCTTGGGTGACCGCCTGGCCGTCGCGGCGTAGGCGATCCAGGACACCAGCACGGCGGTGAAGGCAGCCGCCTGCGCATAACCCGTTGCGCCCGAGGGATACATGACACCGGTGATGTAGTGG
Encoded here:
- a CDS encoding tripartite tricarboxylate transporter TctB family protein, translated to MSIDDRQAVSDSRPDYAQYIVVAVLVIVGGFLVYSGLTLDEGFAKVDPVGPKFFPLTIGIAALVLAVVLAIAIPRGSKGEADAGEDIDPEAPGDWRTVGLLIALFVAMILLVNLLGWVIMSALFFAGAATILGSKHYVRNIVIGAVLALASFYAFYSGLGIPLPAGILDGIL
- a CDS encoding tripartite tricarboxylate transporter permease, which codes for MDNFNWLMQGFAEAATPMNLLYAVIGVLLGTAVGVLPGIGPAMTVALLLPITYNVSPSAAFIMFAGIFYGGMYGGSTTSILLNTPGESSSVITAIEGNKMAKAGRAAQALATAAIGSFVAGTIGTVLLAAFAPAISRFAVTLGAPSYLAIMLFALVAVTAVLGSSKLRGAISLVLGLAIGIVGIDFLTGQPRATFGIPQLSDGIDIVVIAVAIFAVGEALWVAAHLRRRPADVIPVGRPWMGRDDWRRSWKPWLRGTAFGFPFGALPAGGAELPTFLSYITEKKLSKHPEEFGRGAIEGVAGPEAANNASAAGTLVPMLSLGLPTNATAAVMLTAFVSYGIQPGPTLFSKEPLLIWTLIASLFIGNFLLLVLNLPLAPLWAKLLRTPRPYLYAGILFFAALGAFAVNVQPLDLALLLLFGLLGLMMRRFGLPILPLIIGVILGPRIERQLRQSLQIGGGEWSSLFTEPVAIVTYLCMAVLLAIPLILRLLHRDEETLLVVEDDKDQREKAQAS
- a CDS encoding universal stress protein, with protein sequence MIVVGYTNDQFGRAALDAGIAEAALRDADLLVVNSTPGDSYVDAAFAQPGEVRDIEDRLRDCGVRYELSQPVGVYAADALLEAMERPDADLLVIGLRHRNPVGKLLLGSVAQQLLVECPKPVLAVKPG
- a CDS encoding YbhB/YbcL family Raf kinase inhibitor-like protein, whose protein sequence is MAFDYNPYDFLPELPGFTLTSTDITDGKPLKNAQVSGIMGAGGEDVSPQLSWSGFPEETRSFAVTVYDPDAPTASGFWHWAVANLPATTTELPSGVGDGSLLPGDALTLVNDAGVRRFIGAAPPAGHGVHRYFVAVHALNVEKLELTEDASPAFLGFNVFMTAIARAVIHGTYEQK
- a CDS encoding YkgB family protein, with the translated sequence MTATQPHVEHPVRQPNSALVRLGALSVRYGLVVVIAWIGALKFTAYEAQGIEPLVANSPLMSWVYTVFSVPAFSAVLGVVELSTAVLLALKPWWPKVSALGSISAIGLFLATLSFLVTTPGIGEESAGGFPALSSTGQFLVKDIALLGIAVWTLGDALQAARRG
- a CDS encoding antibiotic biosynthesis monooxygenase family protein; amino-acid sequence: MPIIRTGGNLVTQINTFTVAEGGQQALIDLLAESARFARQTPGWISASVHRSHDGTRVTNYAQCEDLDSALAVIDALRGAGFLDRNAALGQAHPGLYDVVFTLEQ
- a CDS encoding sensor domain-containing protein, whose amino-acid sequence is MTPRLPAIAALLCLLVSGCTATTSGTAMSADHAPLATPDALPTLLLPAGDVGAALSSDDVVVTADVTKAWNDSARLDDVNCLAIAGAAQQSVYAKSGSTAVHGQVLRDPPTAPAWSHFAVQAVVLFPTARAAADFFATSQAQWSGCSDRELTYPAPIGPAQVWSVGRPSTDHDVLAVSRVQMTPEKWSCQRALTVHSNVAVDVEACSADGPTSAASAIAGQIAQRLPAA
- a CDS encoding M20/M25/M40 family metallo-hydrolase — protein: MVGKVTVTQPVDEVVDLVSALIRFDTSNTGELETTKGEAECALWVAEQLSAVGYTCEYVESGAPGRGNVFARLAGADPSRGAVLIHGHLDVVPAEPADWSVHPFSGAIADGYVWGRGAVDMKDMCGMMIAVARHFKRAGIVPPRDLVFAFVADEEAGGNYGCKWLVENRPDLFDGITEAIGEVGGFSLTVPRQDGGERRLYLIETAEKGMLWMRLKARGRAGHGSMIHDDNAVTTIAEAVARLGRHQFPLVVHPAVEEFLTAVAEETGYTFDLDGPDLDGAIAKLGPIARIVGATLRDTANPTMLKAGYKANVIPATAEAVIDCRVVPGRQAAFEREVDEIIGPDVTREWITELPSYETAFDGELVGAMNAALLAADPEARTVPYMLSGGTDAKHFARLGIRCFGFIPLRLPPELDFAALFHGVDERVPIDALEFGVAVLEHFLRNC
- a CDS encoding TerC family protein — its product is MNVSVMVWGVTCAVILGLFVFDFFAHVRVAHEPTFRESATWSAVYIGLAIVFGFVVWWQWGGQFAGEYFAGYVTEKALSVDNLFVFTVIMATFAVPRAFQQKLLLIGIVMALVMRAGFIALGTAAINTFSWVFYIFGVFLVLTAAKLAREAGHEKEVEEKRDSRIIALVRKIVPTTDDYDGDKFLTKIGGNRAVTPMFLALIAIGFTDLLFALDSIPAIYGLTEEPYIVFTANAFALMGLRQLYFLIGGLLDRLVYLSYGLSLILAFIGVKLVLHALHENTLPFINGGEHVKVPEISTGLSIGVIAVILVITTVASLIKTRGRTVADEPSHS